The following nucleotide sequence is from Bacteroidota bacterium.
GTAAAAAGATAATTGGTAAAAAAACTGCAGCCAATGTTATGGTAGTTGAAATAATTGCAAATGTTATTTCTTTCGAACCTTCGTGTGCTGCTTTATGAGGTGCCATTCCGCGTTCCACCTTTGAATAAATATTTTCTAATACCACGATGGCATCATCAACAACAATTCCCGTTGCCAGAACAATTCCAAGCAAGGTTAAAACATTGATAGAAAAACCGGAAACATACATGATAAAAAAAGCACCTACTAAGGAGATCGGAATTGCAATAACAGGAATTAAAGTTGTTCTCCAGTCACGCAGAAAAATAAAAATAATGAGCACAACAAGTCCGAATGCAATTAATAAGGTTTCCTTTACCTCTGAAATTGCTTTTCTTATACTTGTAGTTGTATCCAAAGCAATATTATATTTTAGATCATCGGGTAACTCCCCTTTTATTTGATCTACTCTGCGGTAAAATTCATCTGCAATTTCAATGTAATTCGAACCCGGTTGAGGGGTAATTGCAATTGCCACCTGTGGAATTCCGCCATTTCCCCTCAAAATTGTTCTTTCATTTTCAGGTAATAATTTGGCCTGACCAATATCTTTTAATTTAATTACTGATCCATCGGTTTCATAAATAATGAGATCGTTAAAATCATCTTCCGAAATTAATCTTCCGAAGGTGCGAATAGAAAGTTCGGTAGCATAACCTTCAATTCTACCTGTAGGTAATTCTACATTTTCCCGGTTAAGTGCATCACGTACATCTGCAGGAGTTAAATTATATCCTGCCAGTTTTATCGGATCCAGCAATAATTTCATGGAGTATTTTTTTTCACCCCAAATTCTTATTTCACTTACGCCGGGTATTGTTTGTAATCTTTCTTTAAATACATTATTTGCAATTTCCGACAGTTCCAATAAAGTTTTTTCATTGCTTTGGATGGTCATGGAAACAATTGGATTTGAATCGGCACTCGATTTTGCAACTACCGGTGGATCACAATCCGGAGGTAAATTCCGCACAGATTGACTAACTCTGTCGCGCACATCATTTGCTGCTGCTTCGAGATCGACATCCAATTCAAATTCTACGGTGATGGTACTTCTACCATCACTACTTGTTGAAGATAGAGATCGAATTCCTGCAATTCCATTAATGGATTCTTCCATCACTTCTGTGATCTGAGATTCCACCACATCGGCATTTGCTCCTATATAATTTGTTGTAACTGTAATAATTGGCGGATCAACGCTTGGATATTCTCGAACACCTAAAAATGAATAACCAATAATTCCAAATAATAAAATGAGTATCGAAATAACGGATGCAAGAACAGGGCGATTTATTGATATGGATGATATATTCATTCCTGTTTTTTATTTTCATTTGGTGAAACTAATAATACAGGTTTTACCGGCATTCCATCGCGCACAGTTAATAAACCGGTTACAATTACAGAATCACCCGGCATTATTCCCTCAGTAATTTGAGTCTCCTTTTCTGATCTGATACCCGTTTTTACCAATTGAAGTGAAGCATGTCCGTTTTTTACAATTAAAACGGATTGTCCGTTAATGGTTGGAATTAATGCATTGGAGGGTAAAATCATTGCATTACTAATAGTTTCCAATGATATCTGCAATTTTGCAAAAGCGCCTGGTATTAATTTATTTCCGGGATTTGCGCTGATGGCTCTCACTTTAACCGTTCTGGTTGCTGCATCTATTTTCGGCTCCTTCGCGTATACTTTCGCAGTATAATTATTAAGGTCACCCTCCACTGTAAAATTTACGACAGAACCATTATTTAAAAGTGCTGCGTATTTTTCAGGAACACTGAATTCTACCTTAACGGGATCCGACTGTTGTAAAACTGTAATAAGATCAGAAGATGATACGAATCCCCCTTCACTAATATACCGCAAACCTATGGTTCCGGAAAAAGGTGCTATCACATTTGTTTTATTGATCTGAATTTCCAGTAATTCTTTATCTGCCTCCAACTTTAATAAATTATTTTGCGATTGATCATATTCTTCCTTGCTGATACCATTTATATCCAACAGCTTTTTTTTACGAGATTCATCTTCTTTCGACAATAAAATGCTGAGTTCTGTCTTTTTTAATTGTGCTTTTAATTCCAGATCATCAATTTTTACCAACAATTTACCCGATTGCACCCTTTCACCTTCCTTAAAATAAACGCCTGTAATGCGCCCCTGAATTTCACTTCTGATCTCCACCTCCTCATTGGAAAGTACAGTTCCAGTGGCATTTATAGAATTTTCAAGCGCTTGTTGTTGTACAACAACTACCTGCACCGATTGAGCGGGCGCAACACCCTTAACGCTTCCCTCCGCAGGTTTTTTCTCCTTGGCACAGCCTATAATGAATAAAACTGCTATAAAGTAAAATGCTTTTTTCATAAATTCGATAAAAATAATTTCAGTTTAATAAATATTTAACTACAAAGTAAATTCAGAATAGTTCAATATATCACTTTTTAAAAAAAGTTAACAATTGTTAATCTCTAAGATTTTGGCGATTCTGTTCGAAACTAATTCCATATACGGAGTTTAAATTTTTCAGATCAAAATCAAAATATTGTTGAGCCAGTACAAATTCTTCCTTAGAAATTTTTTTCTGGTCAACTTCTTTTTTATTCATTGCATACACCTTATCAATAATTCCTGAATTGATCACCAATTTCCGGAAAGGTCTTAAAACAAATGAAATTACCTTTCTGACTGTGCTTTCTCTGTTCAATAATAATTGTTGCAACCATTTACTTTTAACGCTGGAACCTGCATTAAATTTTGTTTCTGATTGTTTAAATGAAATATTTGATATGTTTAATTTTGATGTTAGATTTTTATAAAACAAATCAGGGTCCTTTTTTAGATCGTCCAGTTTCAATAAAATAAAATTTTCTTTAGGGAAAAATTGTTCCCAATATTGTAAGTGTTGAAAATACAAACTTCCATAAAAATGACAGGTATTGTTTAATGCCACAATATCGTCAGTGTTTAATCTGTTTTTTTCCAACTGCAAGGTTTTTAAAAACGAGTTATTCTCCTCTTCGTGTCCATAATTCACAGAATAATTATAATTGGAATACGCCCTTTCCGCAGGATCACGCAGCATTACTATCAATTTCATATCCGGATTATAATTTCTTATTCTTTCCGGAGCTTTTTTATCTACCAACAAATAGGTATCGGCAGTTGCGATAATTTTATTTTCGTTTTGTTCAAATAAAGAATGAAAATATTTTTCACCCCGTTTATAAAGATCTTCAATAGAAAAGTAGTGCACTTCTTTTGTTATAGAAAAATTTACTTCCGGATGATTGGAAAGATATTCATAAACAGAAGTTGTTCCGCTTCTTCCTGCACCTATAATTATGGTATTTACTTTCATTTTTTTCCCACTGATCTTTTTAATAAATACCAGGAATATTCATTCTTAATTATTTGTTCTGCACTAAATTTTCCAACTTCCATAGGAATTCGTTCGATTAATTTTGATTCAAACGGATCCCTTAAACCTGCAGTGCCAAAAAGAAGATCAATTTTCAATTCCGTTGTAAATCGTCCTATCGTTTTATTCTCAACACCCTCCGCAGTGAATGGGAAGGCGAAATATTTTTTCTGTCCGGGAAAATTATCTTCCACAAAAACCATACTTTTTTTTGTTTGTTCCATTTGCTCTTCGGAGAATATTTTTTGATACAGAGGATGATCGTGACTGTGCCCACCAACTGAATATCCTTGGGAAACTAATTGTTTTATTTCTTCCGACGTCATATAAGGTGCTACTTTCTTTAAATATCTTTCAAAATCAATTTGCGATTCTCTACCTATTTCATTTATGATATTTTGATCAGCATAGGTTAACGACAATAATTGTGCAGTTATTTTTTTTATGTCGGATGTGTTGCTTTTTAACGTTTTATTAACAGCGTTCCTTATTTTCTCGTCATGAAGATGGTCAATAATAATAGATACTTTATATCTGTAGAACAGGTCTTTATTGTCTACAAATGATGAATTTAAAAAAAATATTGCAGGAATTCTTTTTTTATTCAAAATGGGACGAACAACATCAAACATTTTCCTCAATCCATCATCAAAACTCAATACAAAATAATTTTGATCTGGATCATAATTTTGTGAAAGGAAATCATCTATGGATAATGGTATAAAATATTTCAATAAAAAATCGAGATCATTGATAAAAGAGGTAATATTTTTTGAAGGGTATAAATGTTTAATATGAACTACATCCTCATCGCTAACAGAATGATAAAAAGGAAAAATAATTTTGATTCCCGATTTTTTTATCAAAGCAGGAATGGAACGCGACGCATTAATTCTATTAAATAAATTAAAATATAGATTTTTTGGTCCACGCATATTTATACCTTCCCTAATGGAATGGTAAAGCTAAATCAAAAGCACAAATAAGTTTAAATGCGTTTATAAATGCATTTCAGAATTCAAGTTTTAATTGGCCCGGTCTTCTGAATGCAGATATATTAAAGGTAAAAGGAGTATTGTGTCCCATATATTTCTCCTTCATCATATAAAACATTTGACGAATCACATTTGCCAGTTCCCCATCTCCGCGCATGCGAACTCCCCATCGGCTATCGTTTAATTTTCCATCATGCACTGCTCTTGTATTGCTGAGAACACGTTCAGCATGCATAGGAAATGTCTTCCAGATCCAGTCTGAAAAAATTTTGTCAATTGCCCCATTTAATCTCAACATATTATAACCTGCAGTGGTGGCACCATGATCGGCAGCAGCCTTTATAATATCAGGTATTTCGCTGTCGGTAAGTCCGGGAACCACAGGTCCTATCATTATCCCAACCGGAATACCGGCTGTGGTCAGTTTTTCAATCGTTTTTAAACGGGCCTTGTAAGTAGCAGTGCGCGGTTCCATTTTTTGACGAATATCCTCCTTCAAACTCGTAATAGATAAAAACACATGGGTAAGATCATCTTTTGCCAATTCCTGTAAAATGTCGATATCGCGCAGAATAAGCTGGTTTTTAGTGATCATACTCGCTGGATTTTTGTATTTCAAACTCACTTCAAGCAATTTTCTGGTGATCTTCATTTTTCTTTCTATTGGTTGGTAACAGTCGGTATTGCCTGAAAATGATATAGGAGCAGCAACCCATTTCGGGTCAATAAAAACTTTTTCAAGTAGTTCCGCCGCGTTGTGTTTAATTATAATACGTGTTTCAAAATCTAAACCCGCACTAAAACCCCAATAATTATGCGTGTTTCGGGCATAACAATAAACGCAACCATGTTCACAGCCCTGATATGGATTAACGGAGTAAACCATAGCAGCATCAGGACTTTCCACCTTATTAACCACCTTTTTGGCGTTTTCAGTAAAAAATAAGGTTTTCCGGTCTCCCAACATCTCCTCATCCAATCCTTCAATATGCTCCTGAATATAATTTTTATCGTGAAAAGGATTGAAGGGATTGATCTGTGCTCCCCTGCCTTTAAAAAAAGTTTCATTTATTTTTGGAAATTCCATAATTGTCATTATTTTTGACAAATAAAGTCATATTATTTGACAATAACAAATTTAAAAATAGTTTATGGCACTAATTTCATCCAATTTAAGACATCTGAGAAATGCCCGAAAACTGAGTCAGCAAGAGCTGGCAGACATGATGGGCATAGGAAGGACCACTATTGCAAACATAGAATCCAACCTCGCAAATCCGGGGCATAAGACTCTTTTGGAAATTGTCAAAATTTTTGACATTTCTATTGACGACCTGTTAAATGTGGATCTTTCTCAACTTATAGTACCTGTCGCAACTCAGGAGGAAGAGAAATCATCGGGCGGAATCGTGTATCGTCCGATAGTTGTTACTGTTGATTCGGCAGGAGATGAAAATATTGTGATGGTGGATACAAAAGCGGCAGCCGGATATCCAACCAGATATCTGGAACCGGAATTTTATAAAGAGCTACCTGCTTTTAAATTACCTGGATCTGATTATAGGAACGGTACTTTCCGCTGTTTTCAGATAGAAGGTGACAGTATGCAGGAATCCATTCAGCATGGCGATTATGTGATCGGTCGTTTTTGTGATAATCATTTTAAGGATGTTCGTGATGGATATATACATGTAGTAGTTACCAATGATACTGTTCTGGTGAAACGCCTGGTAAATAAGGCCGAAACAGAACATAAAATGTATCTCATCAGCGATAATGAAGCATATCCCGAACAAGCTTTGGATATAGATGAAATAAAAGAAATTTGGTTTGTAAAGAGCAAACTTTCCTCCTATATGCCTGTAAAAAAGAATGATCTCGATAAGGTTATCGGAGATCTTACCATGCAGGTGCATTTGCTGAAGAGCCGCCTCGACCATATCGAAAGGAATTAACCCTGCTCTGCCTTCTTACACTTTATGTGTTGGTTCAAGTGATTGGAATAAATATTTGGTTATATAGTATTCATCATGAACTGGAGAAGGCAGGGTTGGTTAAACCTTTATCTGCACCATGAATTTGCTAAAATTCGAGAGAAATTAGGACATTGTCCAAATTTGTTTTTTTGTGATCAAATCTGCTTAATCAATCTTTTTGCAATTTTGCAACATGTTCAGCACCTTTTCAGCACCCGTTAAAGTAAACTCCACCATTACAGTTGGAGAAAAAAAACCATTGTTAATAGCAGGCCCTTGTGTGATAGAAAGCCTCGAGTTGTGTTTGATGGTTGCAGAAAAAATGAAAACTGTATGTGAAAAATTGGGTTATAATTATGTTTTTAAAGCCTCTTTCGATAAAGCGAACAGAACTGCTGGAACCTCGTTTCGCGGCGATGGGCTTGAACATGGATTAAAGGTTTTGCAAAAAGTAAAGGAAAAACTTGATGTTCCGATATTAACAGACATTCATCTTCCTGAACATGCATCAATTGTGTCAGAAGTTGCAGATGTGCTTCAAATTCCGGCATTTTTATGTCGACAAACGGATCTTTTAATTGCTGCAGGAAAAACCGGAAAGACCGTAAATGTTAAAAAAGGACAATTTATGGCTCCCGAGGATATGCAATATGCCGTTGAAAAAATTGCATCTGTATTAAATAATAATGTTCTTCTTACAGAACGTGGTTCCAGCTTTGGATATCACAATTTGGTGGTGGATATGCGCTCGCTTCCTATTATGCGGCAATTTGCTCCCGTAATTTTTGATGTAACGCATAGTGTTCAAATGCCAGGGGCTGAAGCCGGCAAAAGCGGTGGAAAAAGGGAATTTGCTCCCTTTTTGGCAAAAGCAGCTGCTGCAGTTGGTGTTGATGGCTTTTTTATTGAAACGCATCCCGATCCGGAAAAAGCCCTTAGTGATGGTCCTAATATGATTCCTCTTCATGAGATGGAAAAACTGCTTTATACCCTATTACAAATCCGAAACATCGATTGAACTTCCGATAATTTTAAAAAGAGCCCCAAAAATTTGGTTAAAATTTTTGAATGAGTAAATTTGTTACTCATTCACAGCGGTGCTCGATTCGTTAATTACATCAAAAACACGCTTAAGACTATTGTTGCGGTTTTTTTCCAATACAAAGTCTTCCGCTCATCTGCGCGGGTTAGCGAAGGAAATGAATGAATCCACTAATTCCATTCGATTAGAATTGAACAAACTTTCTAAGGCGGGTTTCCTGCTTTCTCATGAAGAAGGAAAAACAATTCAATATCAGGCAAATGAAAAACATCCGCTCTTTCCGGAGGTGAGTAGTTTGGTGCGCAAATATTTGGGCCTGGATAAAGTAGTGGAAAATATTGTAAATCAAATAGGAGAAATTAAATACGCATTTATTATTGGAGATTACGCCGATGGTAAAGATACCGGGACGATCAATTTGGTAATTGTTGGCGCAGTGGATTCTGCTAAATTAAAATATTGGGTGC
It contains:
- a CDS encoding PA0069 family radical SAM protein — translated: MEFPKINETFFKGRGAQINPFNPFHDKNYIQEHIEGLDEEMLGDRKTLFFTENAKKVVNKVESPDAAMVYSVNPYQGCEHGCVYCYARNTHNYWGFSAGLDFETRIIIKHNAAELLEKVFIDPKWVAAPISFSGNTDCYQPIERKMKITRKLLEVSLKYKNPASMITKNQLILRDIDILQELAKDDLTHVFLSITSLKEDIRQKMEPRTATYKARLKTIEKLTTAGIPVGIMIGPVVPGLTDSEIPDIIKAAADHGATTAGYNMLRLNGAIDKIFSDWIWKTFPMHAERVLSNTRAVHDGKLNDSRWGVRMRGDGELANVIRQMFYMMKEKYMGHNTPFTFNISAFRRPGQLKLEF
- the kdsA gene encoding 3-deoxy-8-phosphooctulonate synthase, with protein sequence MFSTFSAPVKVNSTITVGEKKPLLIAGPCVIESLELCLMVAEKMKTVCEKLGYNYVFKASFDKANRTAGTSFRGDGLEHGLKVLQKVKEKLDVPILTDIHLPEHASIVSEVADVLQIPAFLCRQTDLLIAAGKTGKTVNVKKGQFMAPEDMQYAVEKIASVLNNNVLLTERGSSFGYHNLVVDMRSLPIMRQFAPVIFDVTHSVQMPGAEAGKSGGKREFAPFLAKAAAAVGVDGFFIETHPDPEKALSDGPNMIPLHEMEKLLYTLLQIRNID
- a CDS encoding polysaccharide deacetylase family protein; translation: MRGPKNLYFNLFNRINASRSIPALIKKSGIKIIFPFYHSVSDEDVVHIKHLYPSKNITSFINDLDFLLKYFIPLSIDDFLSQNYDPDQNYFVLSFDDGLRKMFDVVRPILNKKRIPAIFFLNSSFVDNKDLFYRYKVSIIIDHLHDEKIRNAVNKTLKSNTSDIKKITAQLLSLTYADQNIINEIGRESQIDFERYLKKVAPYMTSEEIKQLVSQGYSVGGHSHDHPLYQKIFSEEQMEQTKKSMVFVEDNFPGQKKYFAFPFTAEGVENKTIGRFTTELKIDLLFGTAGLRDPFESKLIERIPMEVGKFSAEQIIKNEYSWYLLKRSVGKK
- a CDS encoding sulfotransferase domain-containing protein; protein product: MKVNTIIIGAGRSGTTSVYEYLSNHPEVNFSITKEVHYFSIEDLYKRGEKYFHSLFEQNENKIIATADTYLLVDKKAPERIRNYNPDMKLIVMLRDPAERAYSNYNYSVNYGHEEENNSFLKTLQLEKNRLNTDDIVALNNTCHFYGSLYFQHLQYWEQFFPKENFILLKLDDLKKDPDLFYKNLTSKLNISNISFKQSETKFNAGSSVKSKWLQQLLLNRESTVRKVISFVLRPFRKLVINSGIIDKVYAMNKKEVDQKKISKEEFVLAQQYFDFDLKNLNSVYGISFEQNRQNLRD
- a CDS encoding LexA family transcriptional regulator — its product is MALISSNLRHLRNARKLSQQELADMMGIGRTTIANIESNLANPGHKTLLEIVKIFDISIDDLLNVDLSQLIVPVATQEEEKSSGGIVYRPIVVTVDSAGDENIVMVDTKAAAGYPTRYLEPEFYKELPAFKLPGSDYRNGTFRCFQIEGDSMQESIQHGDYVIGRFCDNHFKDVRDGYIHVVVTNDTVLVKRLVNKAETEHKMYLISDNEAYPEQALDIDEIKEIWFVKSKLSSYMPVKKNDLDKVIGDLTMQVHLLKSRLDHIERN
- a CDS encoding ArsR family transcriptional regulator, translating into MLDSLITSKTRLRLLLRFFSNTKSSAHLRGLAKEMNESTNSIRLELNKLSKAGFLLSHEEGKTIQYQANEKHPLFPEVSSLVRKYLGLDKVVENIVNQIGEIKYAFIIGDYADGKDTGTINLVIVGAVDSAKLKYWVHKTETIISRKVQTDILNDESFVTWKLNGNLNSAIVLWTNNPTE
- a CDS encoding efflux RND transporter periplasmic adaptor subunit; protein product: MKKAFYFIAVLFIIGCAKEKKPAEGSVKGVAPAQSVQVVVVQQQALENSINATGTVLSNEEVEIRSEIQGRITGVYFKEGERVQSGKLLVKIDDLELKAQLKKTELSILLSKEDESRKKKLLDINGISKEEYDQSQNNLLKLEADKELLEIQINKTNVIAPFSGTIGLRYISEGGFVSSSDLITVLQQSDPVKVEFSVPEKYAALLNNGSVVNFTVEGDLNNYTAKVYAKEPKIDAATRTVKVRAISANPGNKLIPGAFAKLQISLETISNAMILPSNALIPTINGQSVLIVKNGHASLQLVKTGIRSEKETQITEGIMPGDSVIVTGLLTVRDGMPVKPVLLVSPNENKKQE